A window of Streptomyces sp. NBC_01241 genomic DNA:
CGTGAAGTATTGACGGCAGTGTTCCAGCGGGGTTAACTCACGCCGCAACGCCGGTACCGGTTCCGGTACCGGTTGCGGTACCGGTTTCAGCTCCCTGTCGCGCCTTGTCCTGGAGGCCCCCGATGCGTGTCACCATCGCCGATGTCGCCCGCGAGGCCGGCGTCAGCAAGACGACCGTGTCCCGGGTCATCAACACCAAGGGCGAAGTGGACGTCTCCACGGCCGCCCGTGTTCGTGAAGTGATCGCACAGCTCGGCTATGTGCCCAGCTCGGGCGCCGTCGGACTGGCCCGCGGCAGCAGCCGTACGGTCGGCATGCTGGTGCCCTCGCTCACCTGGCCGTGGATGGGCGAAGTGCTCCAGGGCGTCGTCGACACCGTCGAGGCCGCCGACTACGGACTGCTGCTCTTCACCTGCAACCGGGGCGCCGAGTCCGTGGAGCGCTTCACCAGCCAGGTGTCGGCGCGCGCCTTCGACGGGCTGGTCGTCGTCGAACCCGAGAACACCCTCGACCACCTCACCGCACTGCACCGCGGCGGTCTGCCGATCGTGCTGATCGACGACCGCGGCCACCACCCCGAATTCCCCTCCGTCGTGACCACCAACCGCGAAGGAGGCGCGTCCGCAGCCCGCCATCTGCTCGCCGCCGGACGCATCAGACCCCTGGTCATCACCGGCCCCCGGAACTTCGGCTGCGTACGCGACCGGCTGGACGGATTCCGTACGGTCCTGCCCACCGATCTCGTCGCCCACGGGGACTTCACCGAACGCTGCGGCCGGCTGGCCGTGGAGCAACTCCTCGCCTCCGGCACGGAGTTCGACTCGGTCTTCGCGCACAACGACATCAGCGCGGCAGGCGTGCTGCGGGCGTTGCGGACGGCCGGGCGGTCCGTGCCGGACGACATCGCCGTGGTCGGCTTCGACGACATCCCGATGGCCGAGCACACCGAACCGCCGCTGACCACCGTGCGCCAGCCCACCCGGCAGATGGGTGAGACGGCCGCGCGGATGCTGCTCTCCCACCTCGGCGGCACGGCCGTGCCCGACGCACCGGTCGTGTTGCCCACCGAACTGGTCGTGCGCCACTCGGCGCCGTAGCGGTCCGGCCGGCATCCCCGGCCGCCTGCCCCTTCCGCAAGCTCCCCCGCACCACCGGCCCCGCCTGCACCACTGGTATCGCCCGTACCACTGGCACCGTCCGCACCATCGGCACCACCCGCACCGCCCCGTACCGCCTGTACCCGGCGCGCCGAGCGCTGCCCATTTCCCGGATCTCCCAGACCCGCAGTCCCTCATGGAGTCGCCATGTCCGCACGACGTCACGCCACCCTGAGAGCGCTCTCGCTCGCTACCACCGTGGTCGCGCTCGCCGCCGGTTGCTCGTCCGCCAATTCGGGTGCCAACAAAGGGGGCGGCGCCTCCGGCGTGCTGACCCTGGGCAAGCCGGACGGGCCGCAGACCAACAACAGCAACCCGTTCCTCAGCACCTCGGCGGGCGCCACGCTCGGCTACCGCTTCATGATCTACGAGCCCCTCGCCATGACGAACCAGATCCGGCCCGCGGACAAGGCCGCCCCCTGGCTCGCGACCGGCTGGAAGTGGGAGTCCAACTTCACCAAGGTCACCTTCACCCTGGACCCCAAGGCCAAGTGGGCCGACGGCAAGCCGCTGACCGCCGAGGACGTCGCGTACACCTTCGACCTCCTGAAGAAGCACCCGGCGCTCAACGGCAACGGCATCCCGTTCGACGGGGTCGCGGTGCAGGGCAAGACGGTCGTCCTGACCTTCAAGGACTCCCAGTACGTCAACCAGAACAAGATCATCCAGCAGTTCGTCGTGCCCAAGCACATCTGGGAAGGCGTCAAGAACCCGGAGACCTGGCCCAACCGCACGCCGGTCGGCTCGGGCCCGTACAAGCTCAAGACGTTCACCCCGCAGACCACCACCCTGACCGCCACGCCCACCTACTGGAAGGGCGCGACCAAGGTCAAGGAGCTGCGCTACACCGCGTACAACGACAACAGCGCGGCGACCACGGCGCTGGCGAGCGGCAAGGTCGAGTGGTCGTTCGTCTTCATGCCGAACTACAAGCAGCTGTTCATCAGCAAGGACCCCAAGAACCACAAGCTGTGGTTCCCGTCCGGGCTCGGCATCCACGGACTGTGGTTCAACACCGCCCGCAAGCCGCTCGACAACCCGGCGCTGCGCAAGGCCATGGCGATGGTCGTCGACCGCAAGGCGATCTACACCCAGGCCGAGGCGACCCTCTACCCGGAGATCACCAACCCGACCGGCATCCCGCTGCCCGCCGGTGAGTCCTTCCTCGCGCCCGAGTACAGGAGCGCCACCACCGCACCGGACGTGGCCGGGGCCAAGAAGATCCTCGCCGACGCCGGGTTCGAGCTCAGCGGCGGAGTGCTGAAGGACCCGAGCGGCAAGCCGGTGCAGCTCACCTTCACCGACCCGGCCGGCTGGAACGACTACATCACCGGGCTCGCGATCATCAAGGACAACATCAAGCAGCTCGGCATCGAGGCCAAGGTCAAGACGCAGACCGCGGAGGCCTGGGGCGCGGACGTCGCCAACGGCAACTTCGACGCAACCCTGCACTGGACCAACAGCGGCGCCACCCCGTACGACATGTACCAGAACATCATGGACGGCGCGCTGCTCCAGCCCGTCGGCAAGGCGTCCCAGCTCGGCAACTTCGGCCGCTTCAAGAACGACCAGGCCACCAAGGCGCTCAAGGACTTCGCCAACGCCACCGAGGACTCCGCCCGCACCACGGCCATGAACACCCTCCAGAAGATCATGGTCGAGCAGGCGCCGGTGATCCCGACGGCCGCCGCCCCCATCGGAGCCGAGTACTCCACGAAGAACTGGGTGGGCTGGCCCACCGAGGCCGACCCGTACGCCCCGCCGCAGCACACCCAGCCGTCCGCGCTGCAGATCGTGCTCCAGCTCAAGCCCGCCAAGTAAGCACGGGGAGACGGACCGGCCATGACCACCACCACCGATCGGACCGGCGACGTCGTGCTCGAAGCACGCGGAGTCGCCAAACACTTCCCCGTCCGCCGCACCGGCCGCGATCTCGTCTCCCGCCGGCGCCGCACCGTCCACGCCGTCGACGACGTCTCGCTGCAACTCCGGCGGGGCACGGTCACGGCCCTGGTGGGGGAGTCGGGCTCCGGGAAGTCCACCGTGGCCAGACTGCTCGCCCAGCTGTATCCGCTCACCGAGGGCGAGATCCGGCTGGCAGGGAAGGCGGTGAAGGCAGGCCGCGGCCGGTCCTTCCGCGCGTACGTACGTCAGGTCCAGCTGATCTTCCAGGACCCGTTCGCCTCGCTCAACCCCGTGCACACCGTGCGCTACCACCTCACCCGGGCACTGACGATCCACGGCCGGGAGGCGAGCGGGGCCGAGCTCGCCGCGCTGCTGGAACGGGTGCAGCTCACCCCCGCCGCGCAGTACCTCGACACGTTCCCGCACGAGCTGTCGGGGGGACAGCGCCAGCGCGTGGCCATCGCCCGCGCGCTCGGCGCCGACCCCCAGGTCCTGCTCGCCGACGAGCCCGTCTCGATGCTGGACGTCTCGATCCGGCTCGGGGTGCTCAATCTGCTGAAGGACCTCAAGGACCGGCTGCGCCTCGCGATCCTCTACATCACCCACGACATCGCCTCCGCCCGCTACTTCGCGGACACCACGCTGGTGATGTACGCGGGCCGGATCGTCGAGGGTGGTGACAGCGAGACCGTTACCCAGCGCCCCGCTCACCCGTACACCCAGCTCCTCATCGCCTCGGCGCCCGACCCGGACCGGGTGGTCGCCGAGGCGGAGCAGGAGGAGACGGGCAGCGGCGAACCGCCCTCGCTCATCGACCCGCCCGCGGGCTGCCGCTTCCACCCCCGCTGCCCCAGGGCGATGGAGCGCTGCCGCACCGAACCGCCGCCGCGCTTCGACCTCGAAGACGGCCAGTGGGCGGCCTGCTGGCTGTACGCGGACGGCGCGCACGACGCGGACGGCGCGCACGGCCCGGACGACGCGCACGACGCGCACGGCCCGGACGATGCGGACGGCGCGCACGGCCCGCACGGCGCGCACGTCGCGGAAGCCGCCGATGGTCAGGCGAAGGGGGCCGCGAAGTGAAGTACCTGCTGCAACGGCTCGCCTTCTACCTGGTCACCGCCTGGGCCGCGATCACCATCAACTTCCTGATTCCGCGCATGATGCCCGGCGACCCCGTCCAGGCGCTCATCTCCCGCTTCCAGGGCCAGCTCGATACCAACGCCGTCAACTCGCTCAAGGCGCTCTTCGGCCTCGACAAGCACCAGTCGCTCTGGCAGCAGTACACCGACTACTGGTCGCATCTGCTCGACGGCGACCTCGGGCTCTCCTTCACCTTCTTCCCGACGCCGGTCAGCGAGGTGATCGCCCAGTCGCTGCCGTGGACGCTCGCGCTCGTCGGCGTCACCACCCTGATCAGCTTCGTGCTCGGCACGGGCATCGGGGTCTTCACCGGCTGGCGGCGCGGCTCCTGGATGGACAGCCTGCTGCCCGTCACCACGTTCATCTCGGCCATCCCGTACTTCTGGCTGGGGCTCATCGCCATCGCGCTGTTCGCCGTGAAGTGGCCGCTCTTCCCGGCCGCCGGCGGCTACGACAGTTCGCTCGTGCCCGCCTTCGACTGGCCGTTCATCTCCAGCGCGCTCCGCCACGCGGTGCTGCCCGGTTTCACCATCGTGCTCAGCGCGGTGGCCGGCTGGATCCTCGGCATGCGGAACATGATGGTGACGGTGTCCTCCGAGGACTACGTCATGGTCGCCCAGGCCAAGGGGCTGTCCGAGCGCCGGGTGATGTTCGGATACGCCGCACGCAACGCGATCCTCCCCAACATCTCCGGCTTCGCCCTCTCGCTGGGCTTCATCGTCGGCGGCACGCTGCTGGTGGAGATGGTCTTCTCCTACCCCGGCATCGGCTACCAGCTCTTCCAGGGCGTGGGCGCGAAGGACTACCCCCTGATGCAGGGCGTCTTCCTGATCATCACGCTCTCCGTCCTCGCGGCGAACCTCCTTGCCGATGTGCTCTACATGGTCCTCGACCCCCGTACCCGAAGGGAGGCCTAGGACATGGCCGTCACCGCCGCCGAGGTCGCCGTGATCGATGCGACCGAGACCCCGGCACCCAGCAGACGCCGCCTGCGTTTCCTGCGCGGCCGCAAGACCGTCATCGGCCTCGGCATCCTGTCGTTCTTCGTCGTGATCGCGGTCATCGGGCCGTGGATCGCACCGTACGACCCGGACACCATGAGCAACGAGTTGCTCCAGCCACCCTCCGGCGCCCACTGGTTCGGTACCACGCAGACCGGTCAGGACGTGCTCTCACAGATCCTCGTCGGCACCCGGGGCGTCCTGATCGTCGGCTTCGTCGCCGGGATCTTCGCGACGATCCTCTCGGTGATCGTCGGGGTCAGCGCCGGATTCCTCGGCGGCACGGCCGACGAGGTGCTCTCGGTGCTCTCCAACGTCTTCCTGGTCATCCCGGGACTTCCGCTGATCATCATCATCGCCAGCTTCGTCTCCGACGCGGGCGACCTGCTGATCGCCACCGTCATCGCCTTCACCTCCTGGGCGTGGGGAGCGCGGGTGCTGCGCGCGCAGACGCTGTCGCTGCGCCGCCGGGACTACGTCGAAGCGGCCCGCGCCACCGGCGAGTCCACCTGGCGGATCATCTTCTTCGAGGTCCTGCCGAACCTGACAGCCGTCATCGCCTCCGGCTTCGTCGGCACGGTCATCTTCGCCATCCTCTCCGAGATCACCCTCGCCTTCATCGGCGTCGCGGACATCTCCCACTGGAACTGGGGGACCGTCCTGTTCTGGGCACAGTCCAACCAGGCCCTGGCCCAGGGCGCGTGGTGGTGGTTCGTCCCCGCCGGGCTCTGCATCGCCCTGCTCGGCATGTCGCTCGCCCTGATCAACTTCGGCATCGACGAGTTCGTCAACCCGCGCCTGCGTACGGAGACGGGCGCGTCCGGGAAGGTCCGGATGCGGGTCGGCTTCACCCCCGTGGCACGCGGTACGCACGATGCCGCGGCACGCGGCACGCACGACAAGGAGACCCGCTCATGAGCAGCGAGCCCGTCCTCAGCATCCGTGGTCTGAACGTGGACTACGGCACCGGGGACGACGCCGTGCACGCGCTGCGCGACATCGACCTCACCCTGCACCGGGGCGAGGTCCTGGGCCTGGCGGGCGAGTCCGGGTCCGGCAAGTCCACGCTGGCGTACGCCGTCACCCGGCTGCTCTCGCCGCCCGGGGTGATCACCGGCGGCGAGGTCCACTACCACCGGCGGGACGGCGAGGCGCTCGACCTGCTGACCCTGTCGGCCCCCGAGCTGAGGGCCTTCCGCTGGCAGGAGCTGTCGATCGTCTTCCAGGGCGCGATGAACTCGCTCAACCCGGTGCACACGGTCCACAGCCAGCTCACCGACGTACTCAAGGCCCACCGCCCCGACCTGAAACGGACCGAACGGACCGACCGGGCCAAGGAGTTGCTGGGCCTGGTCGGCATCTCCGCCGACCGGCTCGCCGCCTACCCGCACCAGCTCTCCGGCGGGATGCGCCAGCGGGTGATGATCGCGATGGCGCTCGCGCTGGAGCCCGAGATCGTCATCATGGACGAACCGACGACGGCCCTGGACGTCGTCATGCAGCGCCAGATCCTGCGCCAACTGGTCAGGCTCCGCGAGGAGCTGGGCTTCTCGGTCGTCTTCATCACCCACGACATCTCGCTGCTGATCGAGTTCTCCGACCGGATCGCGATCATGTACGGCGGCCGGATCGTCGAGGAGGC
This region includes:
- a CDS encoding ABC transporter ATP-binding protein; this encodes MSSEPVLSIRGLNVDYGTGDDAVHALRDIDLTLHRGEVLGLAGESGSGKSTLAYAVTRLLSPPGVITGGEVHYHRRDGEALDLLTLSAPELRAFRWQELSIVFQGAMNSLNPVHTVHSQLTDVLKAHRPDLKRTERTDRAKELLGLVGISADRLAAYPHQLSGGMRQRVMIAMALALEPEIVIMDEPTTALDVVMQRQILRQLVRLREELGFSVVFITHDISLLIEFSDRIAIMYGGRIVEEAGASAIYQDPHHPYSDGLLHSFPALHGPRRELTGIPGSPPHLTAMPAGCSFHPRCGKALDACAAHVPVLAAPDGDDSRTVACWLHRPAPAAATPPRS
- a CDS encoding ABC transporter ATP-binding protein, with product MTTTTDRTGDVVLEARGVAKHFPVRRTGRDLVSRRRRTVHAVDDVSLQLRRGTVTALVGESGSGKSTVARLLAQLYPLTEGEIRLAGKAVKAGRGRSFRAYVRQVQLIFQDPFASLNPVHTVRYHLTRALTIHGREASGAELAALLERVQLTPAAQYLDTFPHELSGGQRQRVAIARALGADPQVLLADEPVSMLDVSIRLGVLNLLKDLKDRLRLAILYITHDIASARYFADTTLVMYAGRIVEGGDSETVTQRPAHPYTQLLIASAPDPDRVVAEAEQEETGSGEPPSLIDPPAGCRFHPRCPRAMERCRTEPPPRFDLEDGQWAACWLYADGAHDADGAHGPDDAHDAHGPDDADGAHGPHGAHVAEAADGQAKGAAK
- a CDS encoding LacI family DNA-binding transcriptional regulator, coding for MRVTIADVAREAGVSKTTVSRVINTKGEVDVSTAARVREVIAQLGYVPSSGAVGLARGSSRTVGMLVPSLTWPWMGEVLQGVVDTVEAADYGLLLFTCNRGAESVERFTSQVSARAFDGLVVVEPENTLDHLTALHRGGLPIVLIDDRGHHPEFPSVVTTNREGGASAARHLLAAGRIRPLVITGPRNFGCVRDRLDGFRTVLPTDLVAHGDFTERCGRLAVEQLLASGTEFDSVFAHNDISAAGVLRALRTAGRSVPDDIAVVGFDDIPMAEHTEPPLTTVRQPTRQMGETAARMLLSHLGGTAVPDAPVVLPTELVVRHSAP
- a CDS encoding ABC transporter permease, with amino-acid sequence MAVTAAEVAVIDATETPAPSRRRLRFLRGRKTVIGLGILSFFVVIAVIGPWIAPYDPDTMSNELLQPPSGAHWFGTTQTGQDVLSQILVGTRGVLIVGFVAGIFATILSVIVGVSAGFLGGTADEVLSVLSNVFLVIPGLPLIIIIASFVSDAGDLLIATVIAFTSWAWGARVLRAQTLSLRRRDYVEAARATGESTWRIIFFEVLPNLTAVIASGFVGTVIFAILSEITLAFIGVADISHWNWGTVLFWAQSNQALAQGAWWWFVPAGLCIALLGMSLALINFGIDEFVNPRLRTETGASGKVRMRVGFTPVARGTHDAAARGTHDKETRS
- a CDS encoding ABC transporter substrate-binding protein — translated: MSARRHATLRALSLATTVVALAAGCSSANSGANKGGGASGVLTLGKPDGPQTNNSNPFLSTSAGATLGYRFMIYEPLAMTNQIRPADKAAPWLATGWKWESNFTKVTFTLDPKAKWADGKPLTAEDVAYTFDLLKKHPALNGNGIPFDGVAVQGKTVVLTFKDSQYVNQNKIIQQFVVPKHIWEGVKNPETWPNRTPVGSGPYKLKTFTPQTTTLTATPTYWKGATKVKELRYTAYNDNSAATTALASGKVEWSFVFMPNYKQLFISKDPKNHKLWFPSGLGIHGLWFNTARKPLDNPALRKAMAMVVDRKAIYTQAEATLYPEITNPTGIPLPAGESFLAPEYRSATTAPDVAGAKKILADAGFELSGGVLKDPSGKPVQLTFTDPAGWNDYITGLAIIKDNIKQLGIEAKVKTQTAEAWGADVANGNFDATLHWTNSGATPYDMYQNIMDGALLQPVGKASQLGNFGRFKNDQATKALKDFANATEDSARTTAMNTLQKIMVEQAPVIPTAAAPIGAEYSTKNWVGWPTEADPYAPPQHTQPSALQIVLQLKPAK
- a CDS encoding ABC transporter permease, with the translated sequence MKYLLQRLAFYLVTAWAAITINFLIPRMMPGDPVQALISRFQGQLDTNAVNSLKALFGLDKHQSLWQQYTDYWSHLLDGDLGLSFTFFPTPVSEVIAQSLPWTLALVGVTTLISFVLGTGIGVFTGWRRGSWMDSLLPVTTFISAIPYFWLGLIAIALFAVKWPLFPAAGGYDSSLVPAFDWPFISSALRHAVLPGFTIVLSAVAGWILGMRNMMVTVSSEDYVMVAQAKGLSERRVMFGYAARNAILPNISGFALSLGFIVGGTLLVEMVFSYPGIGYQLFQGVGAKDYPLMQGVFLIITLSVLAANLLADVLYMVLDPRTRREA